A region of Deinococcus seoulensis DNA encodes the following proteins:
- a CDS encoding type IV pilus twitching motility protein PilT translates to MTLDELLREMVTRRASDVHLQAGSPPMGRIDGQLVPFGTQPLMPPDTQMLAQALMTADQWDDFTYRNELDLAYSVSGLGRFRCNVFRQRGAVGMVMRIVSDAIPGFDALGLPADVLRQLADAPRGLILVTGPTGSGKTTTLASLIDHINRSFAYNIITVEDPIEILHKNKKSIVVQREIGSDTRDFRTALKYAMRQDPDVIMIGEMRDKETVEAALSAAQTGHLVLSTLHTQDAVRSVNRIIDFFPPYERDQVRLQLAESLVGIISQRLLRRADGVGRVLGLEIMMNTPLIQEYVKDEDKTHLIKDALIEDNIRGMHTFDQHLSQLYRNTLITMDEALAAATSPHELKLMLTRSGVSY, encoded by the coding sequence GTGACCCTCGACGAACTGCTGCGCGAGATGGTCACCCGCCGCGCCTCGGACGTGCACCTCCAGGCCGGCAGTCCCCCCATGGGCCGCATCGACGGGCAACTCGTGCCGTTCGGCACGCAGCCGCTCATGCCGCCCGACACGCAGATGCTCGCGCAGGCCCTGATGACCGCCGACCAGTGGGACGACTTCACGTACCGCAACGAACTGGACCTCGCGTACAGCGTCTCCGGGCTGGGCCGTTTCCGCTGCAACGTGTTCCGGCAGCGCGGCGCGGTCGGCATGGTCATGCGCATCGTCTCGGACGCCATTCCCGGCTTCGACGCGCTGGGCCTCCCGGCCGACGTGCTGCGGCAACTGGCCGACGCCCCGCGCGGCCTGATCCTCGTGACCGGCCCCACCGGCAGCGGCAAGACCACCACCCTGGCCAGCCTGATCGACCACATCAACCGCTCGTTCGCGTACAACATCATCACGGTCGAGGACCCCATCGAGATCCTGCACAAGAACAAGAAGAGCATCGTCGTGCAGCGCGAGATCGGCAGCGACACCCGCGACTTCCGCACCGCCCTGAAGTACGCCATGCGCCAGGACCCGGACGTGATCATGATCGGCGAGATGCGTGACAAGGAAACCGTCGAGGCCGCCCTGAGCGCCGCGCAGACCGGCCACCTCGTCCTGAGCACGCTGCACACCCAGGACGCCGTGCGCAGCGTGAACCGTATCATCGACTTCTTCCCGCCGTACGAGCGCGATCAGGTGCGCCTGCAACTGGCCGAGTCGCTGGTCGGCATCATCAGCCAGCGCCTGCTGCGCCGCGCGGACGGCGTGGGCCGCGTGCTGGGCCTGGAAATCATGATGAACACGCCCTTGATCCAGGAGTACGTGAAAGACGAGGACAAGACCCACCTGATCAAGGACGCCCTGATCGAGGACAACATCCGCGGCATGCACACCTTCGACCAGCACCTGTCGCAGCTGTACCGCAACACCCTGATCACCATGGACGAGGCGCTGGCCGCCGCGACCAGCCCGCACGAACTGAAACTGATGCTCACCCGCAGCGGCGTGTCGTACTGA
- the panC gene encoding pantoate--beta-alanine ligase encodes MGALHEGHAALIRAARAAVPGGRVVVSVFVNPLQFGPNEDLSRYPRDLEGDRRVAGGAGADLLFHPDVPTMYPDGFSTSVSVSGVSEPLDGAARPGHFTGVATVVLKLLNLVRPDVALFGEKDWQQLAVVRRMVRDLNLNVDVRGVPTVRGDSGLALSSRNAYLSAEQRAQAAVLSRALRAVQTAYAGGERRGDALRQAGLDVLNTDPDLTLDYLSVVGSDMHEREIMDNDPMNRVLVAARLFGVRLIDNMPLASHVAAGQSTVSLSTVSPE; translated from the coding sequence ATGGGCGCCCTGCACGAGGGGCACGCGGCCCTGATCCGCGCGGCGCGCGCCGCCGTGCCCGGTGGGCGCGTGGTCGTCAGCGTGTTCGTGAACCCCCTGCAATTCGGCCCGAACGAGGACCTCAGCCGCTACCCCCGCGACCTGGAAGGCGACCGGCGCGTGGCGGGCGGGGCGGGCGCGGACCTGCTGTTCCACCCGGACGTGCCCACCATGTACCCGGACGGCTTCAGCACCAGCGTCAGCGTGTCCGGCGTCAGCGAACCGCTGGACGGCGCGGCGCGGCCCGGCCACTTCACGGGCGTGGCGACGGTCGTGCTGAAACTCCTGAACCTCGTGCGGCCGGACGTGGCGCTGTTCGGTGAGAAGGACTGGCAGCAACTGGCTGTCGTGCGCCGCATGGTCCGCGACCTGAACCTGAACGTGGACGTGCGCGGCGTGCCCACCGTCCGGGGGGACAGCGGGCTGGCCCTCAGCAGCCGCAACGCCTACCTGTCGGCCGAGCAGCGCGCCCAGGCGGCCGTGCTGTCGCGGGCACTGCGGGCCGTGCAGACCGCGTACGCGGGCGGGGAACGCCGCGGCGACGCGCTACGGCAGGCGGGGCTGGACGTCCTGAACACTGACCCGGACCTGACCCTGGATTACCTGAGTGTCGTGGGGAGTGACATGCATGAAAGGGAAATCATGGACAATGACCCCATGAACCGCGTCCTCGTGGCCGCCCGCCTGTTCGGGGTGCGGCTGATCGACAACATGCCCCTCGCCTCCCACGTTGCGGCAGGCCAGTCCACGGTGAGCCTGTCCACGGTGAGCCCCGAGTGA
- a CDS encoding phage holin family protein: protein MGFILRLLVNALALYLLARVYGGVSFEPGADLVYGGVSFEPGADLVSVLIAAVVMGIVNALIRPVLLLLSLPVNILTLGLFTLVVNGVVLYLVAAATALNVAGFGAAIIGAIILAVISWVLDAAAGALKLDGGRN from the coding sequence ATGGGTTTCATTCTTCGGTTGCTGGTGAATGCACTGGCCCTGTACCTGCTGGCCCGCGTGTACGGCGGCGTGAGTTTCGAGCCGGGCGCGGACCTCGTGTACGGCGGCGTGAGTTTCGAGCCGGGCGCGGACCTCGTGAGCGTCCTGATCGCGGCGGTGGTCATGGGCATCGTGAACGCCCTGATCCGCCCGGTGCTGCTGCTGCTGTCGCTGCCCGTGAACATCCTGACGCTGGGCCTGTTCACGCTGGTCGTGAACGGCGTGGTGCTGTACCTCGTGGCGGCCGCCACCGCCCTGAACGTCGCGGGCTTCGGCGCGGCGATCATCGGGGCGATCATCCTGGCCGTGATCTCGTGGGTGCTGGACGCCGCAGCGGGCGCCCTGAAACTGGACGGTGGACGGAATTAA
- the purB gene encoding adenylosuccinate lyase: MIDRYLTPEMKALWSEASKYRAWLRVELAAMHAQANHGEVPAEAHAALTARSEADPLDDAFAQKVAEIEAVTRHDIVAFTRALTERYGEEARFVHHGLTSTDVVDTAQNLLLDEALGIIITDAEALREVCRTQAVAFKHTPTVGRTHGIHAEPMTFGLKFLNWMATLDRDLERLHAARKRVQVVMLSGSVGTYAHVSPKVEEEVAAAWGWQAAPVTNQTLARDRHAEVLSALAIFGTTLERISVEIRHLQRSEVREAMEPFGKGQTGSSSMPHKKNPILTENVTGFARLLRGFLTTGLENVALWHERDISHSSAERVILPDATSAASYAARRLTGVLRDLVVFPDRMLKNLNDLGGLVFSQRVLHALIDEKGMMREAAYTLVQRSALKSWETGEGLRDLLRADPENPLNDAELDAAFDLAWYLRHVDDIYARFGL, encoded by the coding sequence GTGATTGACCGTTACCTGACCCCGGAAATGAAGGCCCTGTGGAGCGAGGCCAGCAAGTACCGCGCGTGGCTGCGCGTGGAACTGGCCGCCATGCACGCCCAGGCGAACCACGGCGAGGTGCCTGCCGAGGCGCACGCCGCCCTGACCGCCCGCAGCGAGGCCGACCCGCTGGACGACGCGTTTGCGCAGAAGGTCGCGGAGATCGAGGCCGTCACCCGCCACGACATCGTCGCCTTCACGCGCGCCCTGACCGAACGGTACGGCGAGGAAGCCCGCTTCGTGCACCACGGCCTGACGAGTACCGACGTGGTCGACACCGCCCAGAACCTGCTGCTGGACGAGGCGCTGGGCATCATCATCACGGACGCCGAGGCGCTGCGCGAGGTGTGCCGCACGCAGGCCGTGGCGTTCAAGCACACGCCCACCGTGGGCCGCACGCACGGCATTCACGCCGAACCCATGACCTTCGGCCTGAAATTCCTGAACTGGATGGCCACCCTGGACCGCGACCTCGAACGCCTGCACGCCGCCCGGAAGCGCGTGCAGGTCGTCATGCTGTCCGGCAGCGTGGGCACGTACGCGCACGTCTCCCCGAAAGTCGAGGAGGAAGTCGCCGCCGCGTGGGGCTGGCAGGCCGCGCCCGTCACCAACCAGACCCTCGCCCGCGACCGTCACGCCGAGGTGCTCTCGGCCCTGGCGATCTTCGGCACGACCCTGGAACGCATCAGCGTGGAGATCCGGCACCTGCAACGCAGCGAGGTCCGCGAGGCGATGGAACCCTTCGGGAAGGGCCAGACCGGCAGTTCCTCCATGCCGCACAAGAAAAACCCCATCCTGACCGAGAACGTCACGGGCTTCGCGCGGCTGCTGCGCGGCTTCCTGACCACCGGCCTGGAGAACGTGGCGCTGTGGCACGAACGTGACATCAGCCACTCCAGCGCCGAACGCGTCATCCTGCCCGACGCCACGAGCGCCGCCAGTTACGCCGCGCGCCGCCTGACCGGCGTGCTGCGCGACCTCGTGGTGTTCCCGGACCGCATGCTGAAAAACCTGAACGACCTGGGCGGACTGGTGTTCAGTCAGCGCGTCCTGCACGCCCTGATCGACGAGAAAGGCATGATGCGCGAGGCCGCGTACACCCTGGTGCAGCGCAGCGCCCTGAAATCCTGGGAGACCGGCGAGGGCCTGCGCGACCTGCTCAGGGCCGACCCGGAAAACCCCCTGAACGACGCGGAACTGGACGCCGCCTTCGATCTGGCGTGGTACCTGCGGCACGTGGACGACATCTACGCCCGCTTCGGGCTGTAA
- a CDS encoding histone deacetylase family protein, producing the protein MTEAAELLPAGPAFRHAFRAYSPADYGFPLPDGHRFPYYKYEGVRRRLLPLLPVLDTPALRWADAARVHDPHWLRRWRRGEVDRHEERAFGLPWSPGVVERARRAAGGSLAALHDALRVGWGANLAGGTHHAFRDRAEGFCLVNDAAILTRIALDDGLARRVAVVDLDVHQGNGTAALLGTEARAFTLSVHGERNYPFRKEVSSLDIGLGDGVTDAEYLSVVRDRVLPPLEAFRPDLLLYLAGADVLAGDRFGRFALTLDGVRERNRAVLGWARAAGVPVVTMMAGGYNHDHALTVEAHASVVLDGLDVLG; encoded by the coding sequence GTGACTGAGGCCGCAGAACTTCTCCCGGCAGGGCCAGCATTCCGGCACGCGTTCCGGGCGTACTCTCCGGCGGATTACGGGTTTCCGTTGCCGGACGGGCACCGCTTTCCGTACTACAAGTACGAGGGGGTGCGGCGGCGCCTGCTCCCGCTGCTGCCGGTGCTGGACACCCCGGCGCTGCGCTGGGCGGACGCGGCGCGCGTGCATGATCCGCACTGGCTGAGGCGCTGGCGGCGCGGCGAGGTGGACCGGCACGAGGAACGCGCCTTCGGGCTGCCGTGGTCGCCGGGCGTGGTCGAGCGGGCCCGCCGCGCGGCCGGGGGATCGCTGGCGGCGCTGCACGACGCGCTACGGGTCGGGTGGGGCGCGAATCTGGCGGGTGGCACGCACCACGCCTTCCGGGACCGCGCCGAGGGCTTCTGTCTGGTGAACGACGCAGCGATCCTGACCCGCATCGCGCTGGATGACGGGCTGGCGCGGCGCGTGGCGGTCGTGGATCTGGACGTGCATCAGGGGAACGGCACGGCGGCGCTGCTGGGCACCGAGGCGCGGGCCTTCACGCTGAGCGTGCATGGCGAGCGCAATTACCCGTTCCGCAAGGAGGTCAGTTCGCTGGACATCGGGCTGGGGGACGGCGTGACGGACGCCGAGTACCTGTCGGTGGTGCGGGATCGGGTACTGCCGCCGCTGGAGGCGTTCCGGCCGGACCTGCTGCTGTACCTCGCGGGGGCGGATGTGCTGGCCGGGGACCGCTTCGGGCGCTTCGCGCTGACGCTGGACGGCGTGCGCGAACGTAACCGCGCGGTGCTGGGCTGGGCGCGGGCGGCGGGCGTGCCGGTGGTGACCATGATGGCGGGCGGGTACAACCACGATCATGCGCTGACGGTCGAGGCGCACGCGAGTGTGGTACTGGACGGCCTGGACGTGCTGGGGTAG
- a CDS encoding Crp/Fnr family transcriptional regulator produces MTYLAPTTLPQTHDLNRTVRRGQTLYYAGDSAPSLYRLESGLMRAVRLTPQGRNLTVRHIRPGDIFGEECLHGQTRGHQVVALTDTVLVPIHPQHLSAAELWDLTRSLSAQLQRMMTDGVHIQDGDLRERIARYLLNLADSTLGGAHSDGTRFVRATHELIAEGTGATRESVSKLIGEMRDDGLLSPAYRCLTLTDEDGLRLLSGYHG; encoded by the coding sequence ATGACGTACCTCGCCCCCACCACCCTGCCCCAGACGCACGACCTGAACCGCACGGTGCGCCGCGGCCAGACCCTGTACTACGCCGGAGACAGCGCACCCAGCCTCTACCGCCTCGAAAGCGGCCTGATGCGCGCCGTGCGCCTCACCCCCCAGGGCCGCAACCTGACCGTCCGGCACATCCGCCCCGGCGACATCTTCGGCGAGGAATGCCTGCACGGCCAGACGCGCGGCCATCAGGTCGTCGCCCTGACCGACACGGTCCTGGTGCCCATCCACCCGCAGCACCTGAGTGCCGCCGAGCTGTGGGACCTGACCCGCAGCCTCAGCGCCCAGCTGCAGCGCATGATGACCGACGGCGTGCACATTCAGGACGGCGACCTGCGCGAACGCATCGCCCGCTACCTGCTGAACCTCGCCGACAGCACCCTGGGCGGCGCGCACAGCGACGGCACCCGCTTCGTGCGGGCCACGCACGAACTGATCGCCGAGGGCACCGGCGCCACCCGCGAGAGCGTCAGCAAACTGATCGGCGAGATGCGCGACGACGGCCTGCTGAGCCCCGCCTACCGCTGCCTGACCCTGACCGACGAGGACGGCCTGCGCCTCCTGAGCGGCTACCACGGCTGA
- a CDS encoding nuclease, which yields MRIRLDPWPVDIEGGQLTLKDFNGEIQDVETPRWAAIPARPIPERLRQVFVVDGKRRMESRLFIEDDHGQSGLGGFGAYVVGAVELCPHGTRQAELRAVKAARILAHAPDLRIDPMTLSPRHPHTGQLEYTPVPMTGTDALAALNVLQQHMLAAEQNLSHDLASRVPADDQDDREWLSALTVQDGTLRGRNLNGAVVGCVKTMETMYLPADRASLLSELKPGERTPVMRMTYSNGQFTRLIWYVRLCEAAFYQHPMAGVMRLEMFAPDDPSFLPPIVRQVANLSGTLLRRLGSHAHKDPRAPQNLIPTAALEQAMGRSMGSADLVTRRIRAHIAGLQGVA from the coding sequence ATGCGTATTCGCCTGGACCCCTGGCCCGTGGACATCGAGGGCGGGCAACTGACCCTCAAGGACTTCAACGGTGAGATTCAAGACGTCGAAACGCCGCGCTGGGCGGCCATTCCCGCACGCCCCATCCCGGAACGGCTGCGGCAGGTGTTCGTCGTGGACGGCAAACGCCGCATGGAATCCCGCCTGTTCATCGAGGACGACCACGGCCAGAGCGGGCTGGGCGGCTTCGGCGCGTACGTGGTGGGCGCCGTCGAACTGTGCCCGCACGGCACCCGGCAGGCGGAACTGCGGGCCGTGAAGGCCGCCCGCATCCTGGCGCACGCCCCGGACCTGCGGATCGACCCCATGACCCTCTCGCCGCGCCACCCCCACACCGGGCAGCTGGAGTACACGCCCGTCCCCATGACCGGCACGGACGCCCTGGCCGCCCTGAACGTACTGCAACAGCACATGCTGGCCGCCGAGCAGAACCTCTCGCACGACCTGGCGTCCAGGGTCCCGGCGGACGATCAGGATGACCGCGAGTGGCTGAGCGCGCTGACCGTGCAGGACGGCACGCTGCGCGGACGGAATCTGAACGGCGCGGTCGTCGGCTGCGTGAAGACCATGGAGACCATGTACCTCCCGGCCGACCGGGCCTCGCTGCTGAGCGAACTGAAACCCGGCGAGCGCACCCCGGTCATGCGCATGACGTACAGCAACGGGCAGTTCACGCGCCTGATCTGGTACGTGCGGCTGTGCGAGGCCGCGTTCTACCAGCATCCCATGGCGGGCGTCATGCGCCTGGAGATGTTCGCGCCGGACGATCCCAGCTTCCTGCCGCCCATCGTCCGGCAGGTCGCGAACCTCAGCGGCACGCTGCTGCGGCGGCTGGGCAGTCACGCGCACAAGGACCCGCGTGCGCCGCAGAACCTGATTCCCACGGCGGCGCTGGAGCAGGCGATGGGCCGCAGCATGGGCAGCGCGGACCTCGTGACGCGGCGCATCCGGGCTCACATCGCGGGCCTGCAGGGGGTCGCGTGA
- a CDS encoding ATP-binding protein, which yields MVLGTQDVTPVSFWFAVLPGASVQLDDLVAVQTRKPDGSFVNFYGIVDHVRTRHEGVTFDSDVQDVAAGLLPASVSYAARVLVTRVNPENFIPPQPGDGVRHARGDDLRMALSADKMGEKAFPGGLLADGQVLPINYRFVNGENGGHINISGISGVATKTSYALFLLHSIFRSGVMGTGASAGRALIFNVKGEDLLFLDKRNREVESREAQAQAQKGLPDHRYALMGLPVEAFRDVQFLAPPRPGSAGAAIVPHVEQRAEGVTPFLYSLREFCARRMLPYVFVDRDASVNLGFVIGSIEERLYRMAQGAETPYLTVDDWQPDTEQVLDEDVRFDEMGSVRIGTFAQLVAYLEYKLLDANDGEGDRKWVGKQSPATLQAFIRRLRGVQKHLTPLVRGDVSADQAARFRPDPLKPGVQTTVVDIHTLSATAQMFIVGVLLRDLFEHKERVGRQDTVFVVLDELNKYAPRDGDSPIKDVLLDIAERGRSLGIILIGAQQTASEVERRIVSNAAIRVVGRLDLAEAERPEYRFLPQSFRARAGILQPGTMLVSQPDVPNPVLVNYPFPAWATRLDEVDDLQGRKVEEIGEDWLH from the coding sequence ATGGTGCTGGGCACGCAGGACGTGACGCCCGTGAGTTTCTGGTTCGCGGTGCTGCCCGGCGCGAGCGTGCAACTCGATGATCTGGTGGCGGTGCAGACGCGCAAACCGGACGGGTCGTTCGTCAATTTTTACGGGATCGTGGATCATGTGCGCACCCGTCATGAGGGCGTGACCTTCGACAGTGACGTGCAGGACGTCGCGGCGGGCCTGTTGCCGGCCAGCGTGAGTTACGCGGCGCGAGTACTGGTGACGCGCGTGAACCCCGAGAATTTCATTCCGCCGCAGCCGGGCGACGGGGTGCGGCACGCGCGGGGCGACGACCTGCGCATGGCCCTGAGTGCCGACAAGATGGGCGAGAAGGCCTTCCCAGGCGGGCTGCTGGCCGACGGGCAGGTGCTGCCCATCAACTACCGCTTCGTGAACGGCGAGAACGGCGGGCACATCAACATCAGCGGCATCTCGGGCGTGGCGACCAAGACCAGTTACGCGCTGTTCCTGCTGCATTCCATCTTCCGCAGCGGCGTGATGGGCACGGGCGCGTCGGCCGGGCGGGCGCTGATCTTCAACGTGAAGGGCGAGGACCTGCTGTTCCTCGACAAGCGCAACCGCGAGGTCGAGTCCCGCGAGGCGCAGGCGCAGGCGCAGAAGGGCCTGCCGGACCACCGCTACGCGCTGATGGGGCTGCCGGTCGAGGCGTTCCGGGACGTGCAGTTCCTCGCGCCGCCCCGGCCGGGCAGTGCGGGCGCCGCCATCGTGCCGCACGTCGAGCAGCGCGCAGAGGGCGTGACGCCGTTCCTGTACTCGCTGCGGGAGTTCTGCGCGCGCCGCATGCTGCCGTACGTGTTCGTGGACCGGGACGCCAGCGTGAACCTGGGCTTCGTGATCGGCAGTATCGAGGAGCGCCTGTACCGCATGGCGCAGGGCGCTGAAACGCCGTACCTGACCGTGGACGACTGGCAGCCGGACACCGAGCAGGTGCTGGACGAGGACGTGCGCTTCGACGAGATGGGCAGCGTGCGCATCGGCACCTTCGCGCAGCTGGTCGCGTACCTGGAGTACAAACTGCTGGACGCGAACGACGGCGAGGGCGACCGCAAATGGGTCGGCAAGCAGTCCCCGGCTACCCTCCAGGCCTTCATCCGCCGCCTGCGCGGCGTGCAGAAGCACCTGACGCCGCTGGTGCGCGGCGACGTGAGCGCCGACCAGGCCGCCCGCTTCCGCCCGGACCCCCTGAAGCCCGGCGTGCAGACGACCGTGGTTGACATCCACACGCTGTCCGCCACGGCGCAGATGTTCATCGTGGGCGTGCTGCTGCGCGACCTGTTCGAGCACAAGGAACGCGTGGGACGGCAGGACACGGTGTTCGTGGTCCTCGACGAGCTGAACAAGTACGCCCCCCGCGACGGGGACAGTCCCATCAAGGACGTGCTGCTGGACATCGCCGAGCGTGGCCGCAGCCTGGGCATCATCCTGATCGGGGCGCAGCAGACGGCCAGCGAGGTCGAGCGGCGCATCGTGTCGAACGCCGCGATCCGCGTGGTCGGCCGCCTGGACCTCGCGGAGGCCGAGCGGCCCGAGTACCGTTTCCTGCCGCAGAGCTTCCGCGCGCGCGCCGGGATCCTGCAACCCGGCACCATGCTGGTCAGCCAGCCGGACGTGCCCAACCCGGTGCTGGTCAACTACCCCTTCCCCGCCTGGGCCACCCGCCTGGACGAGGTGGACGACCTGCAGGGCCGGAAGGTCGAGGAGATCGGCGAGGACTGGCTGCACTGA
- a CDS encoding anti-sigma factor domain-containing protein, translating into MTINRDDLLALALGLLNPEEEARVQAALDADPALMAEYRADLDALHRLPDDLPPAEVPAGAEERLMARLNSAVLNSAVASTSAAAAGPAPASVPLFPDAPGLDAGRADRSERRSPWLNWRGGLLALVAAVAVGVLLIRPPQSTDPLSEFARAPGSVTQELATAGQPLGQLIRLPDGRAYLHLTAAAPEKSVYQLWRIENETPVSAGVFDGQGIVIPALKDGQTIAVSVEPPGGSRQPTTQPILVQSL; encoded by the coding sequence GTGACGATCAACCGAGATGACCTCCTGGCCCTGGCACTTGGCCTGCTGAACCCAGAAGAGGAAGCGCGTGTCCAGGCTGCCCTGGACGCCGACCCGGCCCTGATGGCCGAGTACCGCGCGGACCTGGACGCCCTGCACCGCCTGCCCGACGACCTGCCCCCCGCAGAGGTACCCGCCGGAGCCGAGGAGCGCCTGATGGCCCGCCTGAACAGCGCAGTACTGAACAGCGCAGTGGCCTCCACGAGCGCCGCAGCTGCCGGACCTGCACCAGCTTCCGTGCCGCTGTTCCCGGATGCCCCAGGTCTGGACGCTGGGCGGGCGGATCGCAGCGAGCGCCGCTCCCCGTGGCTGAACTGGCGCGGAGGGCTGCTGGCCCTCGTGGCCGCCGTGGCTGTGGGCGTCCTGCTGATCCGCCCCCCGCAATCCACCGATCCGCTCAGCGAGTTCGCCCGCGCGCCCGGCTCGGTCACGCAGGAACTCGCCACGGCCGGGCAGCCGCTGGGTCAACTGATCCGCCTGCCGGACGGCCGCGCGTACCTGCACCTGACCGCCGCCGCACCCGAAAAGAGCGTGTACCAGCTGTGGCGCATCGAGAACGAAACGCCCGTCTCCGCCGGCGTGTTCGACGGGCAGGGCATCGTGATCCCAGCACTGAAGGACGGGCAGACCATCGCCGTCAGCGTGGAACCGCCGGGCGGCAGCCGGCAGCCGACCACGCAGCCCATCCTGGTGCAGTCGCTGTAA
- a CDS encoding RNA polymerase sigma factor: MSLPSLHPDLPDEALLQAMATGQQDALQELHRRYARLLYSLGHRMLRQTDDVESCVQDAFMNAWKHCARFDPARASAKTWLVSIAHHRFLQELRDRPDTPLEIEDWDAPTAAADPADRIMAEQAVQGLEPQQRELVELAYYRGYSHSELAIITGLPVGTVKSRLRTAIDRMRTHLGSGNAH, from the coding sequence ATGAGTCTTCCTTCCCTTCACCCCGACCTGCCCGACGAGGCCCTGCTCCAGGCCATGGCGACCGGCCAGCAGGACGCCCTGCAGGAACTGCACCGCCGGTACGCGCGGCTCCTGTACTCCCTCGGGCACCGCATGCTCCGGCAGACCGACGACGTGGAAAGCTGCGTGCAGGACGCCTTCATGAACGCCTGGAAGCACTGCGCCCGCTTCGACCCGGCCCGCGCCAGCGCCAAGACCTGGCTGGTCAGCATTGCCCACCACCGCTTCCTGCAGGAACTGCGCGACCGTCCCGACACCCCACTGGAAATCGAGGACTGGGACGCCCCCACCGCCGCCGCCGACCCCGCCGACCGCATCATGGCCGAACAGGCCGTCCAGGGACTCGAACCGCAGCAGCGTGAACTGGTGGAACTCGCGTACTACCGTGGGTACTCGCACAGTGAACTGGCGATCATCACCGGCCTGCCCGTCGGTACAGTAAAATCCCGGCTGCGGACTGCCATCGACCGCATGCGGACCCACCTGGGCAGCGGCAATGCCCACTGA
- the tatA gene encoding twin-arginine translocase TatA/TatE family subunit, translating into MPNIGAPELLVILLVALVVFGPRKLPELGKSLGNGLREFRKSTQGLKDSISLEEPAAQTAPAQAVPAQAAAVSPAAVMPTAVTPAAVTPAAVTPVALNKVQA; encoded by the coding sequence ATGCCCAACATCGGCGCCCCAGAACTGCTCGTGATCCTGCTCGTCGCCCTGGTCGTGTTCGGCCCCCGCAAACTGCCGGAACTGGGCAAGAGCCTCGGCAACGGCCTGCGCGAATTCCGCAAGAGCACCCAGGGTCTCAAGGACAGCATCAGCCTCGAAGAACCCGCCGCCCAGACGGCGCCCGCTCAGGCCGTGCCTGCCCAGGCCGCTGCCGTCAGCCCGGCCGCCGTCATGCCCACGGCTGTCACGCCCGCCGCCGTGACCCCCGCGGCCGTGACCCCCGTCGCGCTGAACAAGGTCCAGGCCTGA